In Endomicrobiales bacterium, the genomic stretch CATTTTACCAAGCCGTATAAACGAAGAAACAACAAAAAAAATGCCCTATGCTATCGTTAAAGATTTGGCGGCTCAAAAGGCAATTGCTGTTGGTAAAAAACTAAAAGACGGCATAGTTATCGGCGCTGATACAATAGTTGTTTACAAAAACCACATAATAGGCAAACCAAAAAACAACGAAGAAGCCATCAAAATACTTTCAACGCTTAGTGGAACTTGGCACAGGGTTTACACTGGCCTTGCGCTCTTTGCTCCCAAAAGTGGCAGGCTGATACGCTCTTATGATGTAAGCCGTGTAAAAATACGCAAGCTTACAAAGCAAGAAATTATTAGTGTGTCAGATAAACACTTAGACAAAGCAGGGGCTTATGCCGTGCAAGAAGTGGAAGATGATTTTGTGGAAAAGATAGTTGGCGATTATAACAATGTAGTTGGGCTGCCGGTAAAAAAACTTGCCAAAATGCTTAAAGGTTTTGGCATTGCAATTTAAGAACCTTTAAGGCTTTGTTCAATTTTTTGCAGGCGAACATTTATTTTGGTTGACTGGTTTAGCAATTTGTACCACTCCGAAAAAATCATTTGTGCTTTTTCCTGCCGTAACTTTTCATAAAAATCTTTTTTATCTTTCTCAAAGTTAACCATGGAGCCGTTATTTGCCAGAGCATATTCAAATTTAAGTTCTGGCTCGCTAATTACAACAGTTGCTATTATAAGGTTGCGCAGTTTAAACTGGGAAATTTGTTTGCGTATTGAATCTTCAAACTGCTCCGGGTTCATTTTTAAAACGCCAAATAATGATTGAAAATATATTTGTTGGTCAAATGTTCCATTGCGTTGGAAAGCGGGGTAGCTTTGAATTTGCGATGCAACCTCAGAGTCGGAAATTGCAAGTTTAAGTTTTTTTGACTGTTGCCAAAAAACTTCATCCTGAATTAAATTTTGCAGTGCTTCCTGTTTTTTTTGTGCCTCGGTTTGAGGGTCAAGCACTTTGCCTTCTTTTCTTAATGATTCAAGCGATCTTGAGTAAATTGACGAGAACATTTTGTATGGAATTTTTTTGCCGTTAATTGTTAGTACAGTTTCGTTAGCCGGGTTTGACGATAGTAAATAACCGCCAAAACCAACAAAAACACCGGCAAAAAAACCAAAAATAGTAATGATAATTATCTTTCTTGTGTGCTTGCGCATAAATTTAAACATAGCTTAGCTCCCGAGTATCAAAAAATTTTGTTAATTGTATAACAGTAGTAGTGGTTTAGTCAAATTTTGCTCTAAAGCTTTAAATTTGCTATCATTATAAAAATTTTTTAGGCGGAAAATGCAAGATAACCTACCAAAAGCTTATAACCCCAAAGAAATAGAAGAAAAATGGGCGCAAAATTGGCGTGAAAACCGTATTGCGTCTTCTGTAATTGACAAATCAAAAAAGCCATTTACAATTGTAATACCCCCGCCCAATGTTACCGGCTCATTGCATATGGGCCATGCCCTCAATAACACTTTGCAAGACATAATAATTCGCTTTAATAAAATGCGCGGTTTTAACACATTGTGGGTGCCCGGCACAGACCATGGCGGCATTGCCACACAAAATGTGGTAGAAAAAATGCTAATGGCTCAAGGCACATCGCGCCACGAAATTGGCCGTGAAAAGTTTTTAGAAAAAATGTGGCAGTGGCGCTCAGAAACTGGCGATGGCATTTTAAGCCAGTTAACCCGGCTTGGTTGCTTGTTAGATTTTAGCAGAACTCGTTTTACAATGGACGATGTATGCTCAAAGCATGTAATAAAAGCGTTTATTGAACTATTTAACAAAGGGCTTATTTATCGTGGAAAACGGCTTGTAAACTGGTGCCCGCGTTGCCATACCGCTCTTTCCGATATAGAAGTTGAACACGAAGAAGAAATAGGTAAGCTATGGCATATAAAGTATCCGCTTGCCGATGGCAGTGGCGAACTTATAGTTGCCACCACCCGCCCAGAAACAATGCTTGGCGACACCGCAGTTGCGGTAAACCCGGAAGATGAAAGATATAAAAATCTTATTGGCAAACAAATTGAATTGCCATTATTAAAACGCCATATTCCAATAGTTGCGGACAGTGTTGTAGATATGGCATTTGGCACGGGTGCTGTTAAGGTAACTCCCGCGCACGACCCAACCGATTTTGAAATTGGCTTAAGAAATAACCTTCCAAAAATTACCGTAATTGATTTTCATGGCAAAATGACGGTTGAGGCAGGAGTTTATGAAGGTTTAGACCGCTATGCCGCAAGAAAAAAAATACTTGAAGATTTAGAAAGTTTAGGCCTGCTTGTTGAAACCGCAATACACCCTCATGCCGTTGGCAGGTGTTACCGATGCAATACCGCCATAGAGCCATTAATATCGGAACAATGGTTTTTAAAAGTTGAACAAATGTCGAAAAAAGCTATGGAAGTTGTAAAAAATGGCACTGTAAAAATTTACCCCGACTCATGGTCGCGCCCTTACCTTTTATGGCTTGAAAAACTAAAAGATTGGTGCATAAGTCGTCAAATATGGTGGGGCCACCGCATACCAGTTTATTATTGCAAGGCAGAAAACTCAGCTAAAAAATGCCCGCCAGTAGCATCAGAAACAAAACCCGAAAAATGCCCGCATTGTGCTTGCAATGAAATGGAGCAAGACAGCGATGTGCTAGATACATGGTTTTCATCCGCCCTTTGGCCATTTAGCGTGTTTGGGGAAAACAAAGAAGAAGCCGACTACTACTACCCAACAAAAGTGCTTGTAACAGGCCACGAAATACTTTATTTATGGGTTGCGCGAATGATACAAATGAGCCTTGAGCTAAAAGGCAAAATTCCATTTGAACATGTTTTTATACACGGCATAGTGCGTGATAAGCATGGCAAAAAAATGTCCAAATCACTTGGCAATGTAATAGACCCGCTTGTAATAATGGAAAAATTTGGTACCGATGCTTTGCGCTTTGCCATAATAAGCGCTGCCGCCCCTGGGCGTGATATGCAGTTATCTGATGAATCATTTACCGCGGCGCGCAACTTTTCAAACAAAATTTACAATGCCACCCGATTTGTGTTAATGAACATAGATGAAAGCTTTGTTTATAAAGAAAATATAAGCGAAGAGAATTTGGAATTGTCCGATAAGTGGATAATTGAGCAGTGCCGCTTAACGCTTGAAACCGTTACAAAATCAATTGAGAATTACAACATAGACACCGCCGCAAGAGCAATACATGAGTTTTTCTGGTTTAAGTACTGCGACTGGTATATAGAAATTGCAAAAATTCGTTTAAACTCGCAAAATGTGCAAGCCAGAAAAACGGTACTAAGCGTTTTGTTAAAAGTGCTTTCAATTGTGCTGAAAATGGCTCATCCGATAATGCCTTTTATAACCGAAGAAATTTGGCAAACAATTGCCCCGCTGATAAAAGCGAAAACAAACGATGGTATCTGCTACATAGAACACACACAGTGGCCTTCGCTAAATGCGCTACCTGAAAGCGACGATGTTTTACGGCAAATGAAAAGCGTTTGCGATGTTATAACCGCTATAAGAACCATAAGAAGTGAAATGAATGTAGCGCATACCATAAATGTTTCTGTAATAATAAACTCGCCGGTAGATTCTTTGCTTAAGCTTTTATCGCAAAATGAGCAAGCCATAAATGCACTTGCAAAAGTTGAAAAATGCTCATTTCAAACAAATGCAACAAAGCCCGAATTTGCCGCCTCGGCAGTAATTACCGATGGTGAGCTATTTATACCTCTAAAGGGTTTAATTGACTTTGAAAAAGAAAAAGCCCGGTTAGAAAAAGAGCTTGCTCAAATAAAAAATGAACAAGACCGTTGCAAAAAAAACCTTGCAAACGAAAACTTTGTCAGCCGCGCGCCCGAACAAGAGGTAGAGAAAATGCGCGAACGCCTGCGAGAGGCGCAATTTAAATATGAACGCATAAAAGTAAATAAAGACGCACTAAAATAAACCTAAGTTAAAAAAAGTGAGATAAAAATGAAAACAAGACCAATTAAAATTACAAAAAATTACATCAAACACGCCGAAGGTTCCTGTATGATATCAATGGGCAATACAATGGTATTATGTGTTGCCACTGTAGAAGAAAAAGTGCCACCATTTATAGAAAGCAGAGGTACACAACAGGGCTGGGTAACCGCCGAGTATTCAATGCTCCCGCGCGCAGGTAAAGAAAGAAGCTCAAGGCAAAAAGGTTCTAGCGGTGGCAGGTCGCAAGAAATATCTCGCTTAATCGGCAGGTCGCTTAGGGCGGTGGTAGATATGCAAAAACTTGGACCGCGCACCATAATACTTGACTGCGATGTTATAAAGGCCGACGGTGGCACACGCACCGCGTCAATAAATGGCTCATTTATCGCACTGGCACTTGCTGTAAAAAAACTGCTTAAAGCTGGTAAAATAACCCAAAACCCAATAAACGATTATCTTGGCGCTTTAAGTGTTGGCATAGTGGATGGCAAAAAAATACCAGACCTCTGTTACGAACAAGATGTTAAAGCAGAAGTAGATATGAACATAGTATCAACCGGGGCAGGCAAACTTGTAGAGGTGCAAGGTACCGCTGAAGGCAAAGTGTTTTCGCGAAAAGACCTAAACGACTTAATAGACCTAGCCCAATCGGGCATAAAAGAAATAATTGCTACCCAGAAAACAATTATGGGGAAACTAAACTAATGAAAGAACTTTTACTTGCAACAAAGAACAAACACAAAGTTGAAGAAATAAGCGCAGTACTAAAAGGCGAACCAATAAAAATACTAGATTTAGAGACTTTTGGCAGTTTTCCTCAGGTAGTAGAAGATGGCCAGACAATAAAAGAAAATGCCATAAAAAAAGCGGTAGAAATTGCAAAACGCTTTAAAAAGTGGACACTTGCCGATGACACAGGCCTTGAAGTTGACTACCTTGGTTTAGCTCCGGGTGTTTATTCCGCTCGTTTTGCTGGTAAAAAATGCACTTATAAAGACAACAACAAAAAACTATTAAAGCTTATGCAAGACGCAGCACCAAAACAGCGCACCGCACGCTTTCGCTGTGTAATAGCAATATCGGATCCAACAGGCAGGAACTGGACGGTGGAGGATAAAATAGAGGGGGTTATTGCAGATAAAGCAATTGGCAAAGATGGCTTTGGTTACGACCCATTATTCTATGTTCCGTCTCTTAAAAAAACTTTTGCGCAAATGGATTTAGAAACAAAAAATAAAATCAGCCACCGCGGTCTCGCGCTAAAAAAAACAAAGCAACTTTTAAGAGTACTATTTAAAAGGCGTTCATAAATTTTTTACTTGATTTAATTAGTAAAAAATTTAACAGGTGCGAAGTTAGTAAAAAATTTGTTATAATACGCTCCATTTCGGGGGTTGGCTCAGCTGGTAGAGCGCTCGGTTTGGGACCGAGAGGTCGGCAGTTCAAATCTGCCACCCCCGATTTTATTTTTTGAAACACGGACTTTGCAATAGGTTTAGTGTTGTCCCCGTAGCTCAATTGGATAGAGCATCTGCCTTCTAAGCAGAGGGTTGTGTGTTCAAATCACGCCGGGGACGCTTACCAAATTCATATCAAGCCAAATGGTGGTTATAGTGTAACGGTTAGCACAAGGGATTGTGGATCCCTTAGTACGGGTTCAAATCCCGTTAGCCACCCCATTTTCCAAGTTTTGAGCATTAGTTAGAAAGTAGAGCAATAAGAAAAAATATATTAGTTACACCAGAAGCCTCAAAACTTTTCTTTTGAAGTTTTTTCATTAATAGTTCTGATGTTGCTAAAAAATAAAACAAATAAAATATTGGGACAGAAAGAAAAGGTGTTAAACAAATTATCTAACAACTTACTTGACATATTAAATTAATTTTGCTCAAATATTTTACATTTATACTTGACATTTTAAATTAAAATTGCTGAAATTCACTTGTTCATTGCATTGTATGGGCGTAAGGAGAGAGTAATTATGGCTTTAATACAGTGGAAAATGGAAAAGATTTTTTGCAAAAGAGGGCATTACCGTAAAAATTTATTTTTAGGTATGCCCCATTTTTTTGTCCTTCTATTGTTGTTTGGTTGTTGTACTCTTATGTTTTCGTTGCCAGCAAATGCCGCCAAAAAATCAAAGGTTAATAAAGCCAAGGCAACCCAGGTTGAAACCAAAACACCTCCAGCTGCGCAGCAACCCGCAAAACAATCTGTTCCAAATGTTAACCCAATTACACAAGCTGCAATTAATGCAGGGGTGGTTGCCTGTAGCAGTCGCATTAATCAAATAATAACATACCTTGTTGCAAATAGCCGAAGTGGGGCATACCTATTCTTTCCAAAAAACCAGCAAAATCAAAGCATTTTTTCAACATCAATTGAAGTAGATAGAAAAGATTCTACATCTTTTTATGCCAGTGCAAGTTTTGCTCCGCTTAGTAGTGGCCAGGCCGGCGGTGTATACGATTCTGTTGAGTATGTGCCACAATCATGCGATTATGTGGAGAAGATTATGTTTGCGAATTTAAAGCGCGCAGGAATTTTGAAAAAGAATATCCGAATTCTTGATGGCGGCGCGGTTAAGGTTTTTTTAATGCCTGCCGGGACAGGGTGTATTGTAATCAAAAAAGAAGTGGTGCAATAATTTTATATAAATTATAAATTTATTATACATATTATATAAGGGGGAAGTTTATGAGAAGGATGAATTTTAAAATGAGAAGAGCTTTTTCACTCGCAGTAGTGATTATGGGATTGTTGTTGGCATATGTGTCGGTGTGGGCGTTAGACAATGGTTTCAGCGATATCACTAATACTGGCTCGATTTACGATGTTACAGACATCGTTTCCACAGGTACCATAACAACAGAACTACTTGTTACTAGTTCTGCGACAATAACTGGTGATGCAACAGTTGGTGGTGATTTGGGAGTTAC encodes the following:
- a CDS encoding XTP/dITP diphosphatase — protein: MKELLLATKNKHKVEEISAVLKGEPIKILDLETFGSFPQVVEDGQTIKENAIKKAVEIAKRFKKWTLADDTGLEVDYLGLAPGVYSARFAGKKCTYKDNNKKLLKLMQDAAPKQRTARFRCVIAISDPTGRNWTVEDKIEGVIADKAIGKDGFGYDPLFYVPSLKKTFAQMDLETKNKISHRGLALKKTKQLLRVLFKRRS
- a CDS encoding Maf family protein, which codes for MNKLILASLSPRRKELLRKAGVSFSILPSRINEETTKKMPYAIVKDLAAQKAIAVGKKLKDGIVIGADTIVVYKNHIIGKPKNNEEAIKILSTLSGTWHRVYTGLALFAPKSGRLIRSYDVSRVKIRKLTKQEIISVSDKHLDKAGAYAVQEVEDDFVEKIVGDYNNVVGLPVKKLAKMLKGFGIAI
- a CDS encoding valine--tRNA ligase yields the protein MQDNLPKAYNPKEIEEKWAQNWRENRIASSVIDKSKKPFTIVIPPPNVTGSLHMGHALNNTLQDIIIRFNKMRGFNTLWVPGTDHGGIATQNVVEKMLMAQGTSRHEIGREKFLEKMWQWRSETGDGILSQLTRLGCLLDFSRTRFTMDDVCSKHVIKAFIELFNKGLIYRGKRLVNWCPRCHTALSDIEVEHEEEIGKLWHIKYPLADGSGELIVATTRPETMLGDTAVAVNPEDERYKNLIGKQIELPLLKRHIPIVADSVVDMAFGTGAVKVTPAHDPTDFEIGLRNNLPKITVIDFHGKMTVEAGVYEGLDRYAARKKILEDLESLGLLVETAIHPHAVGRCYRCNTAIEPLISEQWFLKVEQMSKKAMEVVKNGTVKIYPDSWSRPYLLWLEKLKDWCISRQIWWGHRIPVYYCKAENSAKKCPPVASETKPEKCPHCACNEMEQDSDVLDTWFSSALWPFSVFGENKEEADYYYPTKVLVTGHEILYLWVARMIQMSLELKGKIPFEHVFIHGIVRDKHGKKMSKSLGNVIDPLVIMEKFGTDALRFAIISAAAPGRDMQLSDESFTAARNFSNKIYNATRFVLMNIDESFVYKENISEENLELSDKWIIEQCRLTLETVTKSIENYNIDTAARAIHEFFWFKYCDWYIEIAKIRLNSQNVQARKTVLSVLLKVLSIVLKMAHPIMPFITEEIWQTIAPLIKAKTNDGICYIEHTQWPSLNALPESDDVLRQMKSVCDVITAIRTIRSEMNVAHTINVSVIINSPVDSLLKLLSQNEQAINALAKVEKCSFQTNATKPEFAASAVITDGELFIPLKGLIDFEKEKARLEKELAQIKNEQDRCKKNLANENFVSRAPEQEVEKMRERLREAQFKYERIKVNKDALK
- the rph gene encoding ribonuclease PH, with the protein product MKTRPIKITKNYIKHAEGSCMISMGNTMVLCVATVEEKVPPFIESRGTQQGWVTAEYSMLPRAGKERSSRQKGSSGGRSQEISRLIGRSLRAVVDMQKLGPRTIILDCDVIKADGGTRTASINGSFIALALAVKKLLKAGKITQNPINDYLGALSVGIVDGKKIPDLCYEQDVKAEVDMNIVSTGAGKLVEVQGTAEGKVFSRKDLNDLIDLAQSGIKEIIATQKTIMGKLN
- a CDS encoding SurA N-terminal domain-containing protein encodes the protein MFKFMRKHTRKIIIITIFGFFAGVFVGFGGYLLSSNPANETVLTINGKKIPYKMFSSIYSRSLESLRKEGKVLDPQTEAQKKQEALQNLIQDEVFWQQSKKLKLAISDSEVASQIQSYPAFQRNGTFDQQIYFQSLFGVLKMNPEQFEDSIRKQISQFKLRNLIIATVVISEPELKFEYALANNGSMVNFEKDKKDFYEKLRQEKAQMIFSEWYKLLNQSTKINVRLQKIEQSLKGS